The proteins below come from a single Natrinema sp. SYSU A 869 genomic window:
- a CDS encoding branched-chain amino acid ABC transporter permease, protein MISTILLLGTVLSTVTGRIGNIAGTVRRQVLLPIGRVLDRLFAPLDRVLDPGARAYNRFLGPYFGEMTGLQFGVIAVSFVALLSAGVWAPIVGPLLGGGLLRTLALASIWAIFAMSWDIQSGYTGYISFGHSALSGAAGYATALLIVHVDPTLSIWVTGSVSVLAALAVGLLIALPTLQLEGPYFSLITFVAVLLFYRLTTSFSSLGGVPGFGQPDVFTWDPVMRYYYMVIPMLLIALGLTFMARSDLGMILIAIRENEAAVSAAGINPTKFKLWSFMLSSVPMGIGGVLLVGFTGNVDPSTFVMVDNSIEMIAIAVIGGMSSILGPLGGAFLFEILNHQILHGYSTPVRYLFLWLIVLLVLVFARDGLFRAIWHRLGAVRGDSE, encoded by the coding sequence ATGATTAGTACGATTCTACTCCTCGGAACGGTGCTCTCGACGGTGACAGGGCGGATCGGAAACATCGCCGGGACGGTGCGACGACAGGTCTTGTTGCCGATCGGTCGCGTACTCGATCGACTCTTCGCGCCGCTCGACCGGGTGCTTGATCCTGGCGCAAGGGCCTACAACCGGTTTCTGGGTCCGTACTTCGGAGAGATGACGGGACTGCAATTCGGCGTAATCGCCGTCAGTTTCGTCGCGCTCCTCTCCGCGGGCGTCTGGGCCCCGATAGTCGGGCCGCTCCTCGGCGGCGGCCTCCTGCGGACGCTGGCGCTGGCCAGTATCTGGGCCATCTTCGCGATGAGCTGGGACATCCAGAGCGGATACACCGGCTACATCAGCTTCGGTCACTCCGCGCTGTCGGGCGCGGCCGGGTACGCGACGGCCCTCCTGATCGTTCACGTCGATCCGACGCTGTCGATCTGGGTCACGGGATCGGTGTCGGTGCTGGCCGCCCTCGCGGTCGGACTGTTGATCGCACTGCCGACGCTCCAACTCGAGGGGCCGTACTTCTCGTTGATCACGTTCGTCGCCGTACTCCTGTTCTACAGGCTGACGACGTCGTTCAGTTCGCTCGGCGGGGTTCCGGGATTCGGACAGCCGGACGTCTTCACCTGGGATCCGGTGATGCGATACTACTACATGGTGATCCCGATGCTGCTCATCGCGCTCGGGTTGACGTTCATGGCTCGATCAGACCTCGGGATGATCCTGATCGCGATCCGCGAGAACGAAGCGGCGGTGTCCGCCGCCGGGATCAATCCGACGAAGTTCAAGCTCTGGTCGTTCATGCTCAGTTCGGTCCCGATGGGGATCGGCGGCGTACTCTTGGTCGGCTTTACCGGGAACGTCGATCCGAGCACCTTCGTCATGGTCGACAACAGCATCGAGATGATCGCGATCGCCGTCATCGGCGGCATGAGTTCGATTCTCGGGCCGCTCGGCGGCGCGTTCCTCTTCGAGATCCTCAACCACCAGATCCTCCACGGCTACTCGACGCCGGTCCGGTATCTCTTCCTGTGGTTGATCGTCTTGCTGGTGCTCGTGTTCGCGCGGGACGGGCTGTTCAGAGCGATCTGGCACCGACTCGGTGCCGTTCGAGGTGATTCCGAATGA
- a CDS encoding ABC transporter ATP-binding protein produces the protein MSVLEVDSLTKTFGGLVAVDDFSFEVNEGEIVGLIGPNGSGKSTVFNCIMGIYDVTDGEIRFNGDDITPDSTHQIVNKGLSRVSQESNPIDLYSVSGNIKLFTLPNSIRSLHGGASDEEIYEYAARIDIEDKLDEMPGELPHADVRRLEIAKSLATEPEMMLLDEPFAGMNQAEITELADQIKRFREEGMTMIVVDHNMGGLMDLVDRIVVLNNGVKLASGTPEEIAENEAVQEAYLAGEGL, from the coding sequence ATGAGCGTGCTCGAAGTCGACAGTCTCACGAAGACGTTCGGTGGCCTCGTCGCCGTCGACGACTTCTCGTTCGAAGTCAACGAGGGCGAGATCGTCGGTCTGATCGGCCCGAACGGGTCGGGCAAGTCGACGGTGTTCAACTGCATCATGGGTATATATGACGTGACCGATGGCGAAATCCGGTTCAACGGGGACGACATCACGCCGGATTCGACCCATCAGATCGTCAACAAGGGGCTCTCGCGGGTCTCACAGGAGTCGAATCCGATCGACCTGTACTCTGTCTCGGGGAATATCAAGCTGTTCACCCTGCCGAACAGTATCCGCTCGCTCCACGGCGGCGCGAGCGACGAGGAGATCTACGAGTACGCCGCGCGCATCGACATCGAGGACAAGCTCGACGAGATGCCGGGCGAGCTCCCGCACGCGGACGTCCGCCGGCTCGAGATCGCCAAGTCACTGGCGACCGAGCCCGAGATGATGCTGCTTGACGAGCCCTTCGCCGGGATGAATCAGGCCGAGATCACGGAACTGGCCGACCAGATCAAGCGCTTCCGCGAAGAAGGGATGACGATGATTGTGGTCGACCACAACATGGGCGGCCTGATGGATCTCGTTGATCGAATCGTCGTGCTCAACAACGGTGTCAAACTCGCCTCGGGGACGCCCGAGGAGATCGCCGAGAACGAAGCGGTCCAGGAAGCGTACCTCGCTGGGGAGGGATTATAA
- a CDS encoding ABC transporter ATP-binding protein, translating to MSDTILDIEDLNVYYGKSHALKGVSLSIQKGEIYGAIGPNGAGKTTMLNAIAGFIDYEGTIRYKGQDLSQTKPKEIVESGLIYCTEDRDLFPYFSVHENLLMGAQFRDDRAAVEDDLEMVYDLFPRLDERREQEAETMSGGEQQMLAVGRALMSDPEMLMLDEPTLGLAPVIIEDIGNALATLQQEEELTILLAEQNSTFALNHADRLSLIETGEIELSGPHDEFTDNEYVREAYVGVH from the coding sequence ATGTCCGACACGATCCTCGACATCGAAGACCTCAACGTCTATTACGGCAAATCACACGCACTGAAAGGCGTCTCGCTGTCCATTCAGAAAGGTGAGATCTACGGCGCTATCGGCCCGAACGGGGCCGGGAAGACGACGATGTTGAACGCCATCGCCGGGTTCATCGACTACGAGGGAACGATTCGCTATAAAGGCCAGGACCTCTCACAGACCAAACCGAAAGAGATCGTCGAATCGGGACTCATCTACTGCACCGAGGACCGGGACCTGTTCCCGTACTTTTCGGTCCACGAGAACCTCCTGATGGGGGCGCAGTTCCGCGACGACCGCGCCGCCGTCGAGGACGACCTCGAGATGGTCTACGACCTGTTCCCGCGGCTAGACGAGCGCCGTGAACAGGAAGCAGAGACCATGAGCGGCGGCGAACAGCAGATGCTCGCCGTCGGCCGCGCGCTGATGAGCGATCCCGAGATGCTGATGCTGGACGAGCCGACGCTCGGACTCGCACCGGTCATCATCGAGGACATCGGAAATGCGCTCGCGACGCTCCAACAGGAAGAGGAGCTAACGATCCTGCTGGCCGAACAGAACTCGACGTTCGCGCTGAACCACGCGGATCGACTCTCGCTGATCGAAACCGGCGAGATCGAGCTGTCGGGCCCACACGACGAGTTCACGGACAACGAGTACGTCCGCGAGGCGTACGTCGGCGTCCACTGA
- a CDS encoding thioesterase family protein gives MGDTETSDPDRNSERPAFQPVLENRVRFAETDQQGIVFYGEYFTFQDEAISAFFRELDYRYETMHDRGWQTHVVNAELNYHAGAEFEDTIVNELRVTDMGSSSFTSDYRAMRKRDDELLADGSVTHVAVDLETEEPITVPDDFREAVAAFQGGLESDD, from the coding sequence ATGGGAGACACTGAGACAAGCGATCCGGATCGGAACTCGGAGCGCCCCGCCTTTCAGCCCGTCCTCGAGAACCGCGTTCGGTTCGCCGAGACCGACCAGCAGGGGATTGTCTTTTACGGCGAATACTTCACGTTCCAGGACGAGGCGATCTCCGCGTTCTTCCGGGAACTCGATTATCGGTACGAGACGATGCACGACCGGGGCTGGCAGACCCACGTCGTCAACGCCGAACTGAACTACCACGCCGGTGCCGAGTTCGAGGACACCATCGTCAACGAACTGCGCGTCACCGATATGGGGTCCTCGAGTTTCACGTCCGACTACCGCGCGATGCGGAAGCGTGACGACGAACTGCTCGCCGACGGCTCCGTCACTCACGTCGCCGTCGACCTCGAGACCGAGGAGCCAATCACCGTCCCGGACGACTTCCGGGAGGCAGTGGCGGCGTTCCAGGGTGGCCTCGAAAGCGACGACTGA
- a CDS encoding gluconate 2-dehydrogenase subunit 3 family protein: MSDDDNPAFDFTRDLSRRKIMQAGGTLAVFGIAGTAEGFDPEQFDVAPLEQVEEVEVEPQGLEYFTIQQARVVHDLTARIYPSDDNGPGAPEAGVVYFIDKQMNSAWGRGDRWYMQAPFAGKDPTEPFEDDAERPEDIETDVEVPWAETNPSETQGWQYALTPNEAYDQGIAAIEEYVAAEADDAESFTELDGNQQDEVVSALEEGAVETFEDTDIDPDGFFLLIRQNTIEGMFSDPMYGGNREMIGWRLKGFPGTPGALGSYRGLLQEGEYIELEEGDFRQLADDVESLGIGGENEQPANEQSEEGHAHVHDAAEADYPNVVDEQAARGDADGDSVQADLDDEAADHGGEH; this comes from the coding sequence ATGTCAGACGATGACAACCCAGCGTTCGACTTCACACGAGACCTCTCTCGGCGGAAGATCATGCAGGCCGGCGGCACGCTGGCCGTGTTCGGTATCGCCGGGACGGCGGAGGGGTTCGACCCCGAGCAGTTCGACGTGGCACCCCTCGAGCAGGTCGAGGAAGTCGAGGTCGAGCCACAGGGGCTCGAGTATTTCACGATTCAGCAGGCACGGGTCGTTCACGACCTGACGGCGCGGATCTATCCCTCCGATGACAACGGACCGGGTGCGCCGGAGGCCGGTGTCGTCTATTTCATCGACAAGCAGATGAACTCGGCGTGGGGTCGCGGGGATCGGTGGTACATGCAGGCGCCGTTCGCCGGAAAGGACCCGACCGAACCGTTCGAGGACGATGCGGAACGACCCGAGGATATCGAGACCGATGTCGAAGTCCCCTGGGCGGAAACGAACCCCTCGGAGACGCAGGGCTGGCAGTACGCGCTCACTCCGAACGAGGCCTACGATCAGGGTATCGCGGCAATCGAAGAGTACGTGGCGGCGGAAGCCGACGACGCAGAGTCGTTTACGGAACTAGATGGCAACCAGCAAGACGAGGTCGTCTCCGCGCTCGAGGAGGGCGCGGTTGAGACGTTCGAGGACACCGACATCGATCCGGACGGCTTCTTCCTCCTGATTCGACAGAACACCATAGAGGGGATGTTTAGCGACCCGATGTACGGCGGCAACCGCGAGATGATCGGCTGGCGGCTAAAGGGGTTCCCCGGAACGCCTGGCGCGCTCGGCAGCTATCGGGGGCTGCTTCAGGAGGGCGAGTACATCGAACTCGAGGAGGGAGATTTCCGACAACTGGCCGACGACGTCGAGTCGCTCGGGATCGGCGGTGAGAACGAGCAGCCGGCGAACGAACAGAGCGAGGAAGGACACGCGCACGTCCACGACGCGGCCGAGGCGGACTACCCGAACGTCGTCGACGAGCAGGCGGCTCGCGGGGACGCTGATGGTGACTCAGTGCAGGCAGATCTCGACGATGAGGCCGCCGACCACGGAGGTGAGCACTGA
- a CDS encoding GMC family oxidoreductase: MAQQLDPVDVVTVGAGWTGGIIAKELAQEDYQVVSLERGGERETENFFTVHDELGYALRYKLMQDLSKETITFRNTVDDTALPMRRFGAFLPGSGEGGAGVHWNGQTWRFLPYDFQIRSQTIDKYGEEKIPENMQLQDWGISYDELEPYYDAFEYTAGIAGQAGNIAGEIQDLGNPYEGPRSREYPLPPMIETPVLERFKETTAELGYEPFQAPSANLTEQYTNPDGVQQGQCQYCGYCERFGCEWGAKASPITTVLPAARETGNFELRTHADVVELLYNEDEQQVEGVRYIDRKTDEVYEQPADVVALTAYVLNNVRLLLLSEIGEPYDPETGEGTVGKNYCYQNFQASATGFFDDEEWNLYMGAGALGASIDDFNGDNFDHSGLDFLHGGNVALNQTGDRPIANNPVPEGTQSWGSEFKAQSIDNYHSSISIAAQGAVLPFQKNYLDLDPNYTDQHGQPLLRMTFDWREQDRNMVKYIGPYLEEIMEEMGADTVDASASLEGSFDITPYQSTHNTGGAIMGSDPEESVVNNYLQNWDAHNLFVPGASAFAHNSGYNPTGTVGALAFRAAEGIQEYLDSPDLLVSP, encoded by the coding sequence ATGGCACAACAGCTTGATCCCGTCGATGTGGTGACTGTCGGCGCGGGCTGGACCGGCGGCATCATTGCCAAGGAACTCGCACAGGAGGACTATCAGGTGGTGAGCTTGGAGCGGGGCGGCGAGCGCGAGACGGAGAACTTCTTTACGGTCCACGACGAGCTGGGCTATGCACTCCGGTACAAGCTGATGCAGGACCTCTCGAAGGAGACAATTACCTTCAGAAATACGGTCGACGATACGGCTCTTCCGATGCGCCGGTTCGGCGCGTTCCTCCCGGGCTCCGGCGAGGGCGGGGCGGGCGTCCACTGGAACGGCCAGACCTGGCGGTTCCTCCCCTACGACTTCCAGATTCGGTCACAGACGATCGACAAGTACGGCGAGGAGAAGATCCCCGAAAACATGCAGCTCCAGGACTGGGGGATCAGCTACGACGAACTCGAGCCCTACTACGATGCGTTCGAGTACACCGCTGGTATCGCGGGTCAGGCGGGGAACATAGCGGGCGAGATTCAGGACCTGGGCAATCCCTACGAGGGTCCCCGGTCGCGGGAGTACCCGCTCCCGCCGATGATTGAAACACCGGTTCTCGAGCGGTTCAAGGAGACGACCGCGGAGCTCGGATACGAACCGTTCCAAGCGCCTTCGGCTAACCTCACGGAGCAGTACACGAACCCGGACGGCGTCCAGCAGGGACAGTGTCAGTACTGCGGTTACTGCGAACGCTTCGGCTGCGAGTGGGGCGCGAAGGCCTCGCCGATTACAACCGTCCTGCCGGCCGCCCGGGAGACAGGCAACTTCGAACTGCGGACTCACGCTGACGTGGTCGAACTGCTGTACAACGAGGACGAACAACAGGTCGAGGGCGTTCGGTACATCGATCGGAAGACCGACGAGGTGTACGAGCAACCGGCCGACGTCGTCGCGCTCACTGCCTACGTGCTGAACAACGTTCGGCTCCTGTTGCTGTCGGAGATCGGCGAGCCATACGACCCCGAGACGGGCGAGGGAACCGTCGGGAAGAACTACTGCTACCAGAACTTCCAGGCCAGCGCGACCGGGTTCTTCGATGACGAGGAGTGGAATCTCTACATGGGCGCTGGAGCACTGGGCGCGTCTATCGACGACTTCAACGGCGACAACTTCGATCACTCGGGTCTGGATTTCCTCCACGGCGGGAACGTCGCCTTGAACCAGACCGGCGACCGGCCGATCGCCAACAACCCCGTCCCGGAGGGAACACAGTCGTGGGGCTCGGAGTTCAAGGCCCAGAGCATCGACAACTATCACAGTTCGATCTCGATCGCCGCCCAGGGAGCCGTCCTCCCGTTCCAGAAGAACTACCTCGACCTCGACCCCAACTACACCGACCAGCACGGGCAGCCGCTCCTGCGGATGACATTCGACTGGCGCGAGCAGGACCGAAACATGGTCAAGTACATCGGCCCCTACCTCGAGGAGATCATGGAGGAGATGGGGGCCGACACGGTCGACGCGAGCGCGAGTCTCGAGGGCAGCTTCGACATCACGCCCTACCAGTCGACGCATAACACCGGCGGCGCAATCATGGGGTCGGACCCCGAGGAGTCCGTGGTGAACAACTACCTACAGAACTGGGACGCACACAATCTCTTCGTCCCCGGTGCCTCGGCGTTTGCCCACAACAGCGGCTACAACCCGACGGGGACGGTCGGCGCGTTAGCGTTCCGCGCGGCGGAGGGTATTCAGGAGTACCTTGACAGTCCTGACCTGCTCGTGAGTCCGTAG
- a CDS encoding transporter, translating into MVKLSTIVILAGVVMLFFPIPPIASALGGVAVILIGIALRVLMGK; encoded by the coding sequence ATGGTCAAGCTCTCGACGATCGTGATTCTCGCCGGCGTGGTGATGTTGTTCTTCCCGATTCCGCCGATCGCGAGCGCGCTCGGAGGCGTCGCCGTTATCCTCATCGGAATCGCACTCCGGGTACTGATGGGGAAGTGA
- a CDS encoding NAD(P)/FAD-dependent oxidoreductase has product MRSTPQVVVAGGGLAGLVAARHLAGGGVAVALVERRETVGGRVRTLERDGYRFDRGFQVLFTAYPAVRKELDIEALDLRRFEPGATVAGPNGRSTLADPRREPGTVPSMLSSPYVSVGDALRIAQLWWDLQRTEPDELFAGDDERIDAFLRERGFSENFIEGFIAPFYGGITLDRSLATSRHVFEYTFRMLAAGETVVPAAGMEAIPSQLAARVREAGGTIRTGVEVESVVTNGSDSSGDDRVDGQVTVETDEGAVDADAVVVATDPPTARDLTAVSSIPTDGRGCVTQYYALPADTDLETGRRLLLNATERGPNHVVPHSAVAPEYAPEGTTLLSATYLDEQCEVRGPPNRSDAGCGADESDAELADRTREALESWYPEQGFDGLETLHTERVPFAQFNQPPGIHDRLPDVRAPAGPVYLAGDYTQWSSIQGAMESGRQVAKAVIDDLSR; this is encoded by the coding sequence ATGCGCTCGACTCCGCAGGTCGTCGTCGCTGGTGGTGGACTCGCCGGACTGGTCGCCGCGCGGCACCTCGCCGGCGGCGGCGTGGCTGTGGCGCTGGTAGAACGCCGAGAGACGGTCGGGGGCCGCGTCCGAACCCTCGAGCGCGACGGCTATCGCTTCGATCGCGGCTTTCAGGTCCTCTTTACCGCCTATCCGGCAGTCCGGAAAGAACTCGATATCGAGGCACTCGACCTCCGCAGGTTCGAACCGGGTGCCACTGTCGCCGGGCCGAACGGGCGATCAACGCTGGCGGACCCGCGTCGGGAGCCGGGGACCGTCCCCTCAATGCTGTCCAGTCCGTACGTTTCCGTCGGCGACGCGCTCCGGATTGCCCAGCTCTGGTGGGACCTCCAGCGGACCGAGCCGGACGAGCTATTTGCCGGCGACGACGAGCGCATCGACGCGTTCCTCCGCGAACGAGGGTTTTCCGAGAATTTCATCGAGGGCTTCATCGCACCATTCTACGGGGGCATTACGCTCGATCGGTCGCTGGCGACCTCCAGACACGTATTCGAGTACACCTTCCGGATGCTCGCGGCGGGCGAGACGGTGGTTCCGGCCGCCGGCATGGAAGCGATCCCGTCCCAGCTCGCCGCCCGCGTTCGCGAGGCCGGTGGGACGATCAGGACGGGCGTCGAGGTCGAGTCGGTCGTAACGAACGGTAGTGACTCGAGCGGTGACGACCGCGTCGACGGCCAAGTCACAGTGGAGACCGACGAGGGAGCCGTCGACGCCGACGCGGTCGTCGTCGCGACCGATCCGCCGACCGCTCGCGACCTCACCGCCGTCTCTTCGATCCCGACCGACGGACGGGGCTGTGTCACCCAGTACTACGCGCTGCCGGCAGACACCGACCTCGAGACCGGACGCCGACTCCTGTTGAACGCGACCGAGCGGGGGCCGAACCACGTCGTGCCCCACAGCGCGGTCGCGCCCGAGTACGCCCCCGAGGGGACGACGCTGCTCAGCGCGACCTACCTCGACGAGCAGTGCGAGGTTCGCGGGCCCCCGAACCGGAGCGATGCCGGCTGCGGCGCAGACGAGAGCGACGCCGAACTCGCCGACCGCACTCGAGAGGCCCTCGAGTCGTGGTATCCCGAGCAGGGGTTCGACGGCCTCGAGACGCTCCACACCGAGCGCGTCCCGTTCGCACAGTTCAACCAGCCGCCGGGGATTCACGACCGGCTCCCTGACGTTCGCGCTCCCGCCGGCCCCGTCTATCTGGCCGGCGACTATACGCAGTGGTCGTCAATTCAAGGGGCGATGGAGAGCGGCCGACAGGTGGCCAAAGCCGTGATCGACGACCTGTCGCGGTGA
- a CDS encoding metallophosphoesterase translates to MTDDTAVDVPFSIRDRAVVFPAAETLVLADIHLGKAAASNVEAPIDDGSDAIERLQGLLADTEPATVVVAGDLLHSFSRIPRGVERDLEWLIETVDAVGADLIVTPGNHDTMLEDVFPGTTVGEYRLDDGETVVCHGHERPDAAAERYVVGHDHPALAIEGRKLPCFLYGPACYEGADVLVLPAFTRLAAGSTVNGMSGRDFQTPLVRTANAFHPAVRDDSSGETLWFPPLGELRRLL, encoded by the coding sequence ATGACTGACGACACTGCCGTCGACGTTCCGTTCTCGATCCGCGATCGCGCGGTCGTCTTCCCCGCCGCCGAGACGCTCGTCCTCGCCGATATCCACCTCGGCAAGGCTGCCGCCTCGAACGTCGAGGCACCGATCGATGACGGGAGCGACGCCATCGAGCGGCTTCAGGGGCTCCTCGCGGATACCGAGCCGGCCACCGTCGTGGTCGCCGGTGATCTGTTACACTCGTTTTCGCGGATTCCGCGGGGGGTCGAGCGCGATCTCGAGTGGCTCATCGAGACCGTCGACGCAGTCGGTGCCGACCTGATCGTCACGCCCGGCAACCACGACACAATGCTCGAGGACGTGTTTCCGGGCACGACCGTCGGAGAGTACCGGTTGGACGACGGCGAGACGGTGGTCTGTCACGGCCACGAGCGCCCCGACGCGGCGGCCGAGCGCTACGTCGTCGGTCACGACCATCCGGCGCTGGCGATTGAGGGCCGCAAACTGCCGTGTTTCCTCTACGGGCCGGCGTGCTACGAGGGCGCAGACGTGCTCGTCCTTCCGGCGTTTACGCGCCTCGCCGCCGGATCAACGGTCAACGGGATGTCCGGTCGCGACTTCCAGACACCGCTCGTCCGGACCGCCAACGCGTTTCATCCCGCAGTCAGGGACGACTCGAGCGGCGAGACCCTGTGGTTTCCGCCGCTGGGGGAGCTACGGCGGTTGCTGTAA
- the artA gene encoding archaeosortase A — MSALPVTTAAAATDVDLAATGTMSTASAVLGSLGLSDWFAWIAISTFVVAMALQWSGATDRARYVAAAAWAVFGVYWIMLVPYYYGELQSPLETLLALAALPLCLYTSFLLVKGRESLLLLSKAVAFMGLIYLPAETIPIVRTWLIETTAAQTHFGMELLGHSPGLTEGSEGYLSKFDFDSEKTVTGRTTYIIMACTGIGSMAIFGGLIAAVNAPLKRKAIAFASAIGIIWFLNLSRNVFIGIASPWGWFQQDVFVYIASDLMGAPASRTSYIVAHNFIAQTLSIVALLGITYLVVRVLPEVLEPLEDVLYILTGSEYDLKAALGEGMRADGGTDASQSDSTQSPDSGATAGPDAASDPEIDDD; from the coding sequence ATGTCGGCCCTCCCAGTGACGACTGCCGCAGCCGCGACGGATGTCGATCTCGCGGCGACGGGGACGATGTCGACCGCCTCGGCAGTCCTCGGCTCGCTCGGACTATCTGACTGGTTCGCCTGGATTGCGATCAGTACCTTCGTTGTAGCGATGGCTCTCCAGTGGTCCGGCGCTACCGATCGGGCACGGTACGTCGCCGCAGCGGCCTGGGCCGTCTTCGGGGTCTACTGGATCATGCTGGTGCCGTACTACTACGGCGAACTCCAGAGTCCGCTGGAGACGCTCTTGGCACTCGCCGCACTGCCACTCTGTCTCTACACTAGCTTCCTCCTCGTCAAGGGTCGGGAGTCGCTCCTCTTGCTCTCAAAAGCTGTCGCGTTCATGGGGCTCATCTACCTGCCCGCCGAGACGATTCCGATCGTTCGCACGTGGTTGATCGAAACGACCGCGGCACAGACCCACTTCGGGATGGAGCTGCTGGGACACAGCCCCGGACTGACCGAAGGATCAGAGGGCTACCTGAGCAAGTTCGACTTCGATTCCGAGAAGACGGTGACCGGGCGGACGACCTACATCATCATGGCCTGTACCGGGATCGGCAGCATGGCTATCTTCGGTGGCCTCATCGCCGCAGTCAACGCACCGCTCAAGCGGAAAGCGATCGCCTTCGCGAGCGCGATCGGCATCATCTGGTTTCTCAACCTCTCTCGAAACGTCTTCATCGGGATTGCCTCTCCATGGGGTTGGTTCCAGCAGGACGTGTTCGTCTACATCGCGAGCGACCTGATGGGTGCCCCTGCGAGTCGAACCTCCTACATTGTCGCGCACAACTTCATCGCCCAGACGCTGTCGATCGTCGCCCTACTGGGCATCACCTATCTCGTCGTTCGCGTCCTCCCGGAAGTTCTCGAACCCCTCGAGGATGTCCTCTACATTCTGACCGGCTCCGAGTACGATCTCAAGGCCGCACTCGGCGAGGGGATGCGCGCCGACGGCGGGACGGATGCGTCGCAGTCCGACTCGACACAGTCGCCTGATTCAGGCGCAACAGCCGGGCCCGACGCCGCGTCCGATCCCGAAATCGACGATGACTGA
- a CDS encoding winged helix-turn-helix transcriptional regulator, with amino-acid sequence MVDVLDNKRAATRFRILVQIAERQPAVSQGEIAGEVGVTSQAVSEYIRELVDDGLVEKEGRSRYRVTREGVDWLFRAADDVRRFADHVTGDVLGAMSEDAYIATEDIEEGETVSLTVKDGLLHATPSSDGPATGIATTDAEAGTDVGVTSFEGVMELEPGSVTVLQVPSIRTGGSRAIDDGTVTDACDEVDIVVATGVEAVVACRQAGTDPDVTFAVGDVAADAANHGLEVTAVATTDAVGRVTDALRDADVSYEVLEG; translated from the coding sequence ATGGTCGACGTCCTCGATAACAAGCGGGCCGCGACGCGGTTCCGGATCCTCGTCCAGATCGCCGAGCGCCAGCCCGCAGTCAGCCAGGGGGAAATCGCCGGGGAGGTCGGCGTGACGAGCCAGGCCGTCAGTGAGTACATCCGCGAACTTGTCGACGACGGCCTCGTGGAGAAGGAAGGCCGATCGCGCTATCGCGTCACCCGCGAAGGCGTCGACTGGCTCTTCCGGGCGGCCGACGATGTCCGCCGATTCGCCGACCACGTCACCGGCGACGTGCTCGGTGCGATGAGCGAGGACGCCTACATCGCGACTGAGGACATCGAGGAAGGTGAGACCGTCTCGTTGACGGTGAAAGACGGCCTGCTCCACGCCACACCGAGTAGTGACGGTCCCGCGACCGGCATCGCAACGACCGACGCCGAGGCCGGGACCGACGTCGGCGTCACGAGTTTCGAGGGCGTCATGGAACTCGAACCCGGCTCCGTCACCGTCCTGCAGGTCCCCTCGATCCGCACCGGCGGGAGCCGCGCGATCGACGACGGAACCGTCACCGATGCCTGCGACGAGGTCGATATCGTGGTCGCCACCGGCGTCGAGGCCGTCGTCGCCTGTCGGCAGGCGGGCACCGATCCCGACGTCACCTTCGCCGTCGGCGACGTCGCGGCCGACGCCGCGAATCACGGCCTCGAGGTCACCGCCGTCGCGACGACCGATGCCGTCGGCCGAGTCACCGACGCGCTCCGGGACGCCGATGTCTCCTACGAAGTGCTCGAGGGCTGA